Proteins found in one Elusimicrobiota bacterium genomic segment:
- a CDS encoding caspase family protein: protein MSTDGIITQEGVRAVALSHSGEYLAAGAKDGTITIWDAANRRIVSAARGHKEAVTSLSFSPSGALLASASLDSTIGIWSVPDGKRIRTLSGHSNSVNSVSFSRSDDELVSASSDKTVRIWRASDGSVVRVLRGNTGEVYSAAFSPGGDTVASAGEDETVRLWRTRDGAPLWKARTGLMNVQYALAFSPTGQLIASAGEDSRIQYRRAVDGGAARTSQSGGGAVLSLSFSRSGEQLISAGKDGAVRAWRVSDAELLKQFDGHAGATGSVAVPSESGLVASAGEDGTIRLWTLPRTGNPSREWGATPIVETDLPVSTTEQALIDAELDKLPDYRTPRRNAYAVIIGLERYRDLIGAEYASRDAILIRKYFEKALGIPPEHILLRQNERATLGDLKSYFETWLKEKVSADAEVFVYYAGHGTPNPKTGESSIVPYDALPEAMDDGYPLKRLYAVLGALPAKRVLVILDSCFSGTGGPRTVLAQGARPIMPVVEDQVLSSGKVAVISAASGSQISGTHRVARHGLLTYHMIRGLRGEAAKKDGTVSLIDLYSYLLPKVVVDARNSHREQEPKLLPPVSIADPWNGETLSILK from the coding sequence GTGTCGACGGACGGCATCATCACTCAAGAAGGCGTCCGCGCGGTCGCACTGTCCCATTCCGGGGAATACCTCGCGGCGGGTGCTAAAGACGGGACGATCACCATCTGGGATGCCGCGAATCGCCGAATCGTCAGCGCCGCGCGCGGTCACAAGGAAGCCGTCACCTCCCTGTCTTTCTCTCCTTCCGGCGCCCTTCTGGCGTCGGCCAGCCTCGATTCGACCATCGGGATATGGAGCGTCCCCGACGGGAAGCGCATCCGAACCCTTTCCGGACATTCGAATTCCGTCAATTCCGTCTCTTTCTCCCGCTCCGACGATGAACTCGTTTCCGCGAGCTCCGACAAGACGGTGCGGATCTGGCGCGCGTCCGATGGAAGCGTCGTCCGGGTCCTGAGGGGAAACACCGGCGAGGTCTACTCGGCGGCCTTCTCTCCCGGAGGAGATACCGTCGCCTCGGCCGGCGAGGATGAAACGGTCCGGCTTTGGAGGACCCGCGACGGAGCCCCGCTTTGGAAAGCTCGAACCGGCCTAATGAACGTCCAATACGCGCTGGCCTTCTCTCCGACCGGGCAACTCATAGCGTCGGCGGGAGAGGATTCACGGATCCAATACCGGCGCGCGGTCGACGGCGGGGCCGCGAGAACGTCGCAGAGCGGGGGCGGAGCGGTTCTGTCGCTGTCCTTCTCTCGATCCGGAGAACAATTGATATCCGCCGGGAAGGACGGCGCCGTCAGAGCCTGGCGGGTGAGCGACGCGGAACTCCTCAAGCAGTTCGACGGCCATGCAGGCGCGACCGGAAGCGTCGCCGTCCCGAGCGAAAGCGGCTTGGTCGCGTCCGCGGGCGAGGACGGAACGATACGGCTTTGGACGCTGCCGAGGACGGGAAACCCCTCTCGCGAATGGGGAGCGACGCCGATCGTTGAAACCGATTTACCGGTCAGCACCACCGAGCAGGCGCTCATCGACGCCGAGCTCGACAAGCTTCCGGACTACCGGACCCCCCGCCGCAACGCCTACGCGGTCATCATCGGATTAGAGCGCTATAGGGACTTGATCGGCGCGGAATACGCGTCTCGCGACGCGATCCTGATTCGAAAATACTTCGAGAAAGCGCTGGGGATCCCCCCCGAGCACATCCTTCTGCGGCAGAACGAGCGCGCGACGCTCGGGGACCTGAAGAGCTATTTCGAGACCTGGCTGAAAGAGAAGGTGTCCGCCGACGCCGAAGTCTTCGTTTATTATGCGGGACACGGAACCCCGAATCCCAAAACCGGCGAGAGCTCAATCGTTCCCTACGATGCGCTTCCCGAAGCCATGGATGACGGCTACCCATTGAAGCGTCTGTATGCGGTTCTGGGCGCGCTCCCCGCCAAACGGGTGCTCGTCATCCTCGATTCTTGTTTCTCGGGAACCGGAGGTCCCCGTACCGTATTGGCTCAGGGCGCCCGTCCGATCATGCCGGTCGTGGAAGACCAGGTACTCTCGTCCGGGAAGGTCGCCGTCATCTCGGCCGCATCCGGCAGCCAGATCAGCGGCACCCATCGCGTCGCGCGGCACGGTTTGCTGACCTACCACATGATCCGCGGCCTCCGCGGCGAGGCGGCGAAGAAGGACGGCACGGTCTCCCTCATCGATCTCTACAGCTACCTCCTCCCGAAAGTCGTCGTGGACGCCCGCAACAGCCACCGTGAGCAAGAGCCGAAGCTTTTGCCTCCCGTCTCGATCGCCGATCCGTGGAACGGCGAGACGCTCTCGATTCTAAAGTGA
- a CDS encoding T9SS type A sorting domain-containing protein — protein MKKWTSSANPCFLVTALAFCTFLSAAASAEIITVHLRTLDGTPMPGETATFYIDSPYTLLTSQTTDAAGNCTLTDLVAIGQYRCVEVVKPGWTFSITNSEPYLYPDYPTSRVCTGLHSNEYFFWGQRVGGTSVKVIGGARGYVNPNRNETATIVFAPPFSGLVTIKIYNARGNLVVTKTKFAIPKIQNTVEWDARNAEGQKVASGIYTAHVSGSQLNYTIKIAVVRK, from the coding sequence ATGAAAAAATGGACATCGTCAGCGAACCCCTGCTTCCTCGTCACGGCATTGGCGTTTTGCACTTTTCTGAGCGCAGCGGCATCGGCCGAAATAATCACCGTCCACCTAAGGACACTCGATGGAACTCCAATGCCCGGCGAAACGGCAACGTTCTATATCGACTCCCCCTATACGCTGTTGACTTCCCAAACAACCGACGCCGCCGGGAACTGCACTCTTACCGATCTCGTAGCCATCGGCCAATACCGGTGCGTCGAGGTCGTCAAACCGGGCTGGACCTTTTCTATAACCAACAGCGAACCCTATCTCTACCCCGATTACCCGACCAGTCGCGTCTGCACGGGCCTCCATTCCAACGAATACTTCTTCTGGGGACAGCGAGTTGGGGGCACATCCGTTAAAGTCATCGGAGGCGCACGGGGATACGTGAACCCCAACCGCAATGAGACCGCGACTATCGTCTTCGCTCCTCCCTTTTCGGGACTCGTTACGATTAAAATATATAATGCCCGCGGGAATCTTGTCGTCACCAAAACGAAGTTCGCAATCCCCAAAATCCAGAATACGGTCGAGTGGGATGCCCGCAACGCCGAGGGTCAAAAGGTCGCTTCGGGGATTTATACCGCCCACGTCTCCGGTTCGCAGCTGAACTATACGATCAAAATCGCCGTCGTGAGAAAATAA
- a CDS encoding class I SAM-dependent methyltransferase, translating into MASSADDCPFCGPAPAEPFRPPQACATGPARPFFRCGACGTVFPRPRLSPDLSAVVLDALDKRERPLDPAVSPSDPLCRLIARHVDRRGPALDVGSSTGGFCAALDALGFEAHGVEPQATARAQAVRRGTRTYPGLFPELPAELAGRRFALISILEAIYYFPDMRGALKTVHDRLEPGGWLLIKGHHAESPVYADPARTLFKRFGDHAQGIPTPASLRFCLAAAGFEVVHLAGLTPADGLLGRLRAKLFPWTEPSRADRIVALARRLE; encoded by the coding sequence GTGGCCTCCTCCGCCGACGACTGCCCGTTCTGCGGCCCGGCCCCGGCCGAGCCTTTCCGCCCGCCCCAGGCCTGCGCGACCGGACCGGCCCGGCCCTTCTTCCGCTGCGGCGCCTGCGGCACCGTCTTCCCGCGTCCGCGTCTGAGCCCGGACCTGTCCGCCGTGGTCCTGGACGCCCTCGACAAGCGCGAGCGCCCGCTCGACCCGGCCGTCTCGCCGTCGGACCCCTTGTGCCGCCTCATCGCCCGCCATGTCGACCGGCGCGGGCCCGCGCTCGACGTGGGCTCGTCCACGGGGGGCTTCTGCGCCGCCCTCGACGCGCTCGGCTTCGAGGCCCACGGCGTCGAGCCGCAGGCCACCGCCCGCGCCCAGGCCGTCCGCCGCGGCACCCGGACCTATCCCGGGCTTTTCCCGGAGCTCCCCGCCGAGCTCGCCGGACGCCGCTTCGCCCTGATCTCCATCCTCGAGGCGATCTACTACTTCCCGGACATGCGCGGGGCGTTGAAGACCGTCCATGACCGCCTCGAGCCGGGCGGCTGGCTGCTGATCAAGGGCCATCACGCCGAGTCGCCGGTGTACGCCGACCCCGCGCGCACCCTGTTCAAGCGCTTCGGCGACCACGCCCAGGGCATCCCCACGCCCGCGTCCCTGCGCTTCTGCCTGGCCGCGGCGGGGTTCGAGGTGGTCCACCTCGCCGGCCTGACGCCGGCGGACGGCCTGCTCGGGCGCCTGCGGGCCAAGCTGTTCCCGTGGACCGAGCCGTCCCGGGCCGACCGCATCGTCGCGCTGGCGCGCCGTCTGGAATAG
- a CDS encoding SDR family NAD(P)-dependent oxidoreductase yields MKWKNVPVVVTGAGGFIGSHLTEALLREGAKVRALVRYNSKGTKGFLDRVPRELSSRLEVWPGDVTDATFVAELIKGRDVVFNLAALIAIPYSYRAPRSFVSVNIEGTLNVLEACLRHGVKKVVQTSTSEVYGTALYTPMDEKHPLQGQSPYSATKIGSDQLAESFHRSFGLPVAIARPFNTYGPRQSARAVLPTIICQALSGRPEIKLGSLAPVRDFNFVDDTVAGFLAAAASPRSVGETINFGTGRGVSIGEAARSILKLTGGRAVLREDRARVRPTKSEVGRLLCDNRKARRLLGWKPRVSLEEGLRRTIAYVRDNRGEYDPAVYTV; encoded by the coding sequence CTCCGCGAGGGCGCCAAGGTCCGGGCCCTGGTGCGCTACAACTCGAAGGGCACGAAGGGCTTCCTGGACCGAGTCCCGCGCGAGCTGTCCTCCCGCCTCGAGGTCTGGCCGGGCGACGTCACCGACGCGACCTTCGTCGCCGAGCTCATCAAGGGCCGGGATGTCGTCTTCAACCTCGCCGCTTTGATCGCCATCCCGTACTCTTACCGGGCCCCGCGCAGCTTCGTCTCGGTCAACATCGAGGGCACCTTGAACGTCCTCGAGGCCTGCCTGCGCCATGGGGTCAAGAAGGTCGTGCAGACCTCCACCTCCGAGGTGTACGGCACCGCCTTGTACACCCCGATGGACGAGAAGCACCCGCTCCAGGGCCAGTCTCCCTACTCCGCGACCAAGATCGGCTCCGATCAGCTCGCCGAGAGCTTCCACCGCTCCTTCGGCCTGCCCGTCGCCATCGCGCGCCCCTTCAACACCTACGGCCCGCGCCAGTCCGCACGCGCCGTGCTTCCCACCATCATCTGCCAGGCGCTGTCCGGCCGGCCCGAGATCAAGCTCGGCAGCCTGGCCCCGGTGCGCGACTTCAACTTCGTCGACGACACGGTCGCGGGCTTCCTCGCGGCGGCCGCGAGCCCTCGCTCCGTCGGCGAGACCATCAACTTCGGCACCGGCCGTGGCGTCTCGATCGGCGAGGCCGCGCGCTCGATCCTGAAGCTCACGGGCGGCCGCGCCGTCCTCCGCGAGGACCGCGCCCGGGTCCGCCCCACGAAGAGCGAGGTCGGCCGCCTGCTGTGCGACAACCGCAAGGCGCGCCGTCTCCTGGGCTGGAAGCCGCGCGTGAGCCTCGAGGAAGGCCTGCGCCGGACCATCGCCTACGTCCGCGACAACCGCGGCGAGTACGACCCGGCGGTCTACACCGTCTGA